One Parcubacteria group bacterium DNA window includes the following coding sequences:
- a CDS encoding permease-like cell division protein FtsX translates to MKILKLWRTLKEGFQNFIRNGWLSVATISILTISLYLISLTFMIGITANLLLENVKGKINISIYFNPAMKENDIVAIKNKLQSYKEVKSVEYVSKDQALREFMEMGNNDPAIKQALDEIGENPLLASLVIKANQSEQYDIINKSIESSDFREDISRINYDKNKIIIERLNKIVNFSKEIGMILGLIFVLIAILITFNAIRITIYSHKQEFEIERLVGASNLYIRMPFIFEGIFYGFSASIVSAVMLLVTAKLISSFVQRTISEDNLMALYLSNFWQIFGILFSLGILLGVISSFIAIRRYLKK, encoded by the coding sequence ATGAAGATTCTAAAACTTTGGCGGACTCTAAAAGAGGGATTTCAAAATTTCATAAGAAATGGCTGGTTAAGCGTGGCGACAATCAGCATTCTCACAATTTCTTTGTATCTCATCAGTCTGACTTTTATGATTGGCATAACCGCCAATCTTTTGCTTGAGAATGTTAAGGGAAAAATCAATATTAGCATCTATTTCAATCCTGCGATGAAAGAGAATGATATTGTGGCGATTAAAAACAAACTTCAATCGTACAAAGAGGTAAAATCGGTGGAGTATGTTTCCAAGGATCAGGCGCTGCGGGAGTTTATGGAAATGGGAAATAACGATCCGGCAATCAAACAAGCACTGGATGAAATAGGAGAAAATCCTCTTTTGGCGTCTTTAGTGATTAAAGCCAATCAGTCGGAGCAATATGACATCATCAATAAATCTATCGAAAGTTCTGATTTTAGGGAAGATATAAGCAGGATTAATTATGATAAAAATAAAATTATTATCGAACGCCTGAATAAAATAGTCAATTTTTCAAAAGAAATTGGAATGATTCTGGGATTAATTTTTGTCCTTATCGCCATACTCATAACTTTTAATGCAATCAGGATTACTATCTATTCCCATAAACAGGAATTTGAAATTGAAAGATTGGTTGGGGCTTCCAATTTGTACATTAGGATGCCTTTCATTTTTGAAGGAATATTTTACGGATTTTCCGCTTCAATTGTCAGCGCGGTTATGCTTTTGGTCACAGCAAAGCTTATTTCATCTTTTGTGCAGAGAACAATTTCGGAGGATAATCTGATGGCGCTCTACCTTTCAAATTTCTGGCAGATTTTTGGAATCCTATTTTCTTTGGGAATATTGCTGGGAGTAATTTCGAGTTTCATTGCGATTAGAAGGTATCTGAAAAAGTAG